One window of the Canis lupus familiaris isolate Mischka breed German Shepherd chromosome 29, alternate assembly UU_Cfam_GSD_1.0, whole genome shotgun sequence genome contains the following:
- the LOC102152707 gene encoding fibrinogen silencer-binding protein, which produces MVGKARSSNFTLSEKLDLLKLVKPYVKILEEHTNKHSVIVEKNRCWDIIAVNYNAIGVDRPPRTAQGLRTLYKRLKEYAKQELLQQKETQSDFKGNISEPTKKVMEMIPQISSFCLVRDRNHIQSANLDEEAQAGTSSLQVMLDHHPVAITVEVKQEEDIKPPPPLVLNSQQNDILEQREDHELVHVMERSLSPSLSSVDMRMTSSPSSIPRRDDFFRHERGEHFRSQLGYDPQILQMLKEEHQIILENQKNFGLYVQEKRDGLKRRQQLEEELLRAKIEVEKLKAVRLRHDLPDYNSL; this is translated from the exons ATGGTAGGAAAGGCTAGATCTTCCAATTTTACCTTATCTGAAAAGCTTGATTTGCTAAAGCTTGTGAAGCCATATGTTAAAATTCTCGAAGAACACACTAATAAACATTCAGTAATAGTGGAAAAGAATAGATGTTGGGATATCATAGCAGTAAACTATAATGCAATTGGAGTAGATCGCCCTCCTCGAACAGCCCAGGGCCTACGCACCCTTTACAAAAGGCTCAAAGAATATGCCAAACAGGAGCTCTTGCAGCAAAAAGAGACCCAATCAGATTTTAAAGGCAATATTTCTGAGCCAACCAAGAAAGTTATGGAGATGATTCCCCAGATTTCCAGTTTTTGCCTGGTAAGAGACAGGAACCACATACAAAg TGCAAACTTGGATGAGGAAGCACAGGCTGGTACGAGTTCACTACAGGTAATGTTGGATCACCATCCAGTTGCTATTACAGTGGAGGTGAAGCAAGAAGAAGACATTAAGCCCCCTCCTCCACTCGTTTTAAATTCTCAACAGAATGATATTTTAGAACAAAGAGAAGACCATGAATTAGTACATGTTATGGAGAGATCTTTGTCGCCGTCACTTTCCTCTGTTGATATGAGAATGACATCGTCTCCATCTTCTATCCCAAGGAGAGATGATTTTTTTCGGCATGAGCGTGGAGAACACTTTAGGTCACAATTAGGGTATGATCCTCAGATTCTGCAAATGCTGAAAGAGGAGCAtcagataattttagaaaatcaaaaaaattttggATTGTATGTTCAGGAGAAGAGGGATGGATTGAAAAGAAGGCAGCAGCTAGAGGAAGAGCTGCTAAGAGCAAAAATTGAAGTGGAGAAGCTGAAAGCAGTTCGCTTACGGCATGATCTGCCTGACTATAATagtctctaa